A genomic window from Bacillus rossius redtenbacheri isolate Brsri chromosome 7, Brsri_v3, whole genome shotgun sequence includes:
- the LOC134533954 gene encoding cuticle protein 16.8 isoform X2: protein MEPDAGRSRYNKLVVQMVLVELVALVVMVVPATALQTTEEPPAPPVPYSFSYVAGRYPGHVDRTHSEAGDGSGRVYGSYAYVDPRFQVRQVDYVADEQGFHPVLSNPVADTPVVAGAKLRHEQLFQSIAAEHARIAAEREAQARDAGQAI, encoded by the exons CTGGTGGTGCAGATGGTGCTGGTGGAGCTGGTGGCGCTGGTCGTCATGGTGGTGCCGGCGACGGCGCTGCAGACGACGGAGGAGCCGCCGGCGCCGCCGGTGCCCTACTCCTTCAGCTACGTGGCGGGCCGCTACCCGGGTCACGTGGACCGCACGCACTCCGAGGCGGGCGACGGCAGCGGCCGCGTCTACG GCTCGTACGCGTACGTGGACCCGCGCTTCCAGGTGCGGCAGGTGGACTACGTGGCGGACGAGCAGGGCTTCCACCCGGTGCTGAGCAACCCCGTGGCTGATACGCCCGTGGTGGCGGGCGCCAAGCTGCGCCACGAGCAGCTGTTCCAGAGCATCGCCGCTGAGCACGCGCGCATCGCCGCCGAGCGCGAGGCGCAGGCGCGTGATGCTGGCCAGGCCATCTAG
- the LOC134533954 gene encoding cuticle protein 16.8 isoform X3: MKLVVQMVLVELVALVVMVVPATALQTTEEPPAPPVPYSFSYVAGRYPGHVDRTHSEAGDGSGRVYGSYAYVDPRFQVRQVDYVADEQGFHPVLSNPVADTPVVAGAKLRHEQLFQSIAAEHARIAAEREAQARDAGQAI; the protein is encoded by the exons CTGGTGGTGCAGATGGTGCTGGTGGAGCTGGTGGCGCTGGTCGTCATGGTGGTGCCGGCGACGGCGCTGCAGACGACGGAGGAGCCGCCGGCGCCGCCGGTGCCCTACTCCTTCAGCTACGTGGCGGGCCGCTACCCGGGTCACGTGGACCGCACGCACTCCGAGGCGGGCGACGGCAGCGGCCGCGTCTACG GCTCGTACGCGTACGTGGACCCGCGCTTCCAGGTGCGGCAGGTGGACTACGTGGCGGACGAGCAGGGCTTCCACCCGGTGCTGAGCAACCCCGTGGCTGATACGCCCGTGGTGGCGGGCGCCAAGCTGCGCCACGAGCAGCTGTTCCAGAGCATCGCCGCTGAGCACGCGCGCATCGCCGCCGAGCGCGAGGCGCAGGCGCGTGATGCTGGCCAGGCCATCTAG